The following coding sequences are from one Daphnia pulex isolate KAP4 chromosome 11, ASM2113471v1 window:
- the LOC124207028 gene encoding prismalin-14-like isoform X1 encodes MKLVLMALVLVSLAMLSPIRADEKMTKDSTADDFAAGMEGLNVDETKHRPVFILPRPFPVYGGYGGYGGYGGYGGYGGGYGGYGGGFGGYGYGHRPFYG; translated from the exons atgaaacTCGTTCTG atGGCTTTGGTTCTGGTGAGTTTGGCAATGCTGTCACCGATTCGTGCTGATGAGAAAATGACCAAGGATTCGACTGCTGACGATTTCGCAGCCGGAATGGAAGGATTGAACGTCGACGAGACCAAACATCGGCCAGTCTTCATCCTCCCCAGACCATTTCCG GTTTACGGTGGCTACGGCGGATACGGGGGTTATGGTGGATACGGTGGATACGGCGG GGGTTACGGTGGTTACGGCGGCGGTTTCgg AGGCTACGGCTATGGTCACAGACCATTTTACGGTTAA
- the LOC124207520 gene encoding flocculation protein FLO11-like: protein MSLASLYLGVFVLTFIVVDCASIMENTKTLGEFRRQPSRIGRKLLGVAGEDYPMFPVVPSTAFKCSPNKPGYYADVEALCQVFHVCQIDGRHDSFLCPNGTLFNQNYFVCDWWYNVDCSAAPSLYIRNEMLFQHPQQVLSSRAHANSNTRLVNPDPSTENYNAPSQHIILPARPENVAASNTHHQQQQTVTATAAREQQQHPMTSNAGDKYVSKIPSVNRMGGLDPVEIENLFDNHKIAFVAPVTESEILVETTEANPTSTIQPFDEEEFTSNLKFQLNVEEQQQLAVVPVTTNAPEEFDDSKINDDKLVAPQTNKESYNNLTTEKSAESSTVDVGVESVQNVLTANESQQPLSEELTTTVQPNLASADAQTSAVVVTLNSVSEKDLDADDYRATTLASPTTDPAAHFLELPDVSPTEESTEFSSSTNKAIAVSSSSDLVDDSTQSNFVTGLETTTFIPDISSVQSTGSDNNGLQDELTELKATSPIPDVFSSPIVESLDFNVIADSNSFSSGIIISDGNATANIQVSSFAESSSAPGNGSQLLTPTASSAVTSTTASSYTETTPSASTTTQPIIKTTDSAVISLIAYKDGKRTLYDKLKPAIVGDVRPIVPAMYGRKIHPRNGNKIPKSF, encoded by the exons ATGAGTCTTGCAAGCCTTTATTTGG GTGTATTTGTTCTAACATTCATCGTGGTTGACTGCGCCAGCATCATGGAAAACACAAAG ACATTGGGAGAATTTCGCCGTCAACCGTCTCGAATCGGCCGTAAACTCCTCGGAGTAGCCGGGGAAGATTATCCAATGTTCCCAGTCGTCCCGTCTACAGCGTTCAAATGCAGCCCAAACAAACCCGGCTACTACGCGGATGTCGAAGCCCTTTGTCAG GTGTTCCATGTCTGCCAGATCGACGGACGTCACGACAGTTTCCTCTGCCCCAACGGAACgctattcaatcaaaattactTCG TTTGCGATTGGTGGTACAATGTCGACTGCTCCGCCGCTCCTTCGCTGTATATCCGCAACGAGATGTTATTCCAGCATCCGCAGCAAGTATTATCTTCCCGGGCGCACGCCAATTCAAACACAAGACTTGTCAATCCTGATCCATCGACAGAGAATTACAACGCTCCTTCCCAGCATATTATCTTGCCCGCCAGACCGGAGAACGTCGCCGCCAGTAATAcccaccaccagcaacaacaaacggTTACCGCAACCGCCGCTagagagcaacaacaacatccaatGACGTCGAATGCCGGAGACAAATACGTATCGAAAATTCCTAGCGTCAACCGAATGGGCGGACTCGACCCAGTCGAGATTGAAAATCTGTTCGATAATCACAAAATCGCTTTCGTCGCTCCTGTAACCGAGTCGGAAATCTTGGTGGAAACTACCGAAGCGAATCCGACCAGCACAATCCAGCCGTTTGACGAGGAAGAATTCACGTCCaacttgaaatttcaattgaatgtcgaagaacagcagcagctcgccGTTGTTCCAGTCACGACCAACGCCCCGGAAGAATTCGACGATAGCAAAATCAACGACGACAAACTAGTCGCTCCACAAACCAACAAGGAATCCTACAACAACTTAACCACAGAGAAATCAGCCGAGTCATCAACGGTGGACGTTGGAGTAGAGTCCGTCCAGAATGTCCTGACCGCTAACGAGTCGCAGCAGCCATTGAGCGAGGAGTTGACTACCACCGTCCAACCTAATCTAGCGAGCGCGGACGCTCAAACTTCAGCTGTTGTTGTCACGTTAAATTCCGTGTCTGAAAAGGATTTAGATGCTGACGATTACAGGGCGACAACTCTGGCTAGTCCCACCACTGATCCGGCAGCTCACTTTCTTGAACTTCCTGACGTTTCACCAACAGAAGAGTCGACCGAGTTCAGTTCGTCGACAAACAAAGCCATCGcagtcagcagcagctccgACCTGGTTGACGATTCAACCCAATCAAACTTTGTGACTGGATTAGAGACGACGACTTTTATTCCGGACATTTCCTCCGTGCAGAGCACAGGATCAGACAATAACGGGCTGCAGGACGAGCTGACGGAGTTGAAGGCGACGTCGCCCATTCCGGATGTATTCTCCTCGCCGATCGTTGAGAGTTTAGATTTCAACGTTATCGCCGACAGCAATTCTTTCAGTTCGGGAATAATCATCAGCGACGGCAATGCAACTGCTAACATTCAAGTTTCGTCATTCGCTGAAAGTTCCAGCGCGCCGGGCAATGGCAGCCAATTATTAACGCCCACCGCCTCGTCTGCCGTCACGTCCACCACAGCATCCTCCTACACAGAAACAACGCCGTCGGCATCAACAACGACTCAACCCATCATCAAGACTACTGACTCGGCTGTCATATCGTTGATCGCTTATAAGGACGGAAAACGAACTCTTTACG ATAAACTTAAACCGGCTATAGTTGGAGACGTTAGGCCTATCGTCCCGGCCATGTACGGAAGGAAAATTCACCCGAGGAACGGAAACAAAATCCCCAAGtctttttaa
- the LOC124207028 gene encoding prismalin-14-like isoform X2, with amino-acid sequence MKLVLMALVLVSLAMLSPIRADEKMTKDSTADDFAAGMEGLNVDETKHRPVFILPRPFPVYGGYGGYGGYGGYGGGYGGYGGGFGGYGYGHRPFYG; translated from the exons atgaaacTCGTTCTG atGGCTTTGGTTCTGGTGAGTTTGGCAATGCTGTCACCGATTCGTGCTGATGAGAAAATGACCAAGGATTCGACTGCTGACGATTTCGCAGCCGGAATGGAAGGATTGAACGTCGACGAGACCAAACATCGGCCAGTCTTCATCCTCCCCAGACCATTTCCGGTt TACGGCGGATACGGGGGTTATGGTGGATACGGTGGATACGGCGG GGGTTACGGTGGTTACGGCGGCGGTTTCgg AGGCTACGGCTATGGTCACAGACCATTTTACGGTTAA